From a region of the Canis lupus dingo isolate Sandy chromosome 5, ASM325472v2, whole genome shotgun sequence genome:
- the PSMB10 gene encoding proteasome subunit beta type-10, producing MLKLASEPQRGFSFENCQRNASLERVLPGFRIPRAHKTGTTIAGLVFRDGVILGADTRATNDSVVMDKNCEKIHFIAPKIYCCGAGVAADAEMTTRMAASNMELHSLSTGREPRVTTVTRLLRQTLFRYRGHVGASLLVGGVDFSGPQLYSVHPHGSYSRLPFTALGSGQDAALAVLEDRFQPNMTLEAAQELLVEAITAGILGDLGSGGSVDACVITGTGAKLLRTLSSPTKPTERPSQYYFAPGTTAVQSQTVKPLTLELLEETVQAMEVE from the exons ATGCTGAAGCTGGCGTCAGAGCCCCAACGGGGCTTCTCCTTCGAGAACTGCCAGAG AAACGCATCCTTAGAACGCGTCCTCCCGGGGTTCCGGATCCCTCGTGCACACAAGACCGGAACCACCATCGCGGGCCTCGTGTTCCGA GATGGAGTCATCCTGGGCGCGGATACGCGGGCCACTAACGACTCGGTCGTGATGGATAAGAACTGCGAGAAGATCCACTTCATCGCCCCCAAAATCTA CTGCTGTGGGGCTGGAGTAGCCGCGGACGCCGAGATGACCACGCGGATGGCGGCGTCCAACATGGAGCTACACTCCCTGTCCACGGGCCGCGAGCCCCGCGTGACCACGGTCACGCGCCTTCTGCGCCAGACCCTCTTCCG GTACCGGGGCCACGTGGGCGCGTCGCTGCTGGTGGGCGGCGTAGACTTCTCGGGACCGCAGCTCTACAGCGTGCACCCGCACGGCTCCTACAGCCGGCTGCCCTTCACCGCCCTGG GTTCCGGCCAGGACGCCGCGCTGGCGGTCCTGGAGGATCGGTTCCAGCCGAACATGACG CTAGAGGCTGCGCAGGAGCTGCTAGTGGAAGCCATCACTGCTGGGATCCTGGGTGACCTCGGCTCCGGCGGCAGTGTGGATGCATGTGTGATAACGGGGACCGGCGCCAAACTTCTGAGAACATTAAGCTCCCCCACAAAGCCCACAGAAAG ACCCAGCCAGTACTACTTTGCCCCTGGGACAACAGCAGTCCAGTCCCAGACAGTGAAGCCACTGACCCTGGAGCTGCTGGAGGAAACTGTGCAGGCAATGGAGGTGGAGTGA